GCTGGATGCTGTTGGGCGCGGCCTTGCCCTCGTAGATAGTGAACAGTACCGTGAGCAATCCCTCAAACGTGCCGTCGTAGGTGTAGTCGCGCGGGGCGCCAGATAGCACCGGCGCCGGCCGGCGGGCCCCGGCCGTGGGCGGAGCGGGGGCCGGCGCCGGGCGGCGCAGCGGGGTGAGGTTGGGCATCGGCAGGGGGCTATTTCAGAAAATTGAGCAGCAGCGCGTTTACTTCATCAGGCATCTCGTGCTGCACCCAGTGGCTGGAGGGCAGGTACGTAAGGCGGCCGGCATCGCACAGCTGCAGACTCTGTCGGGCCAGGTCAGCCTCCAGAAAGGCATCGTTTTCACCCCAAATGATGTGCATGGGCACTTTCACCCGGCCGGTTTTGCTGAGCCGGCCTACAAAGCGACCCGCCGCGCGGTACCAGTTTATCATGCTGCGCATGGCGCGCGGCTGGTTCCAGGCGTCGCGGTAGGCCTCTAGGTCTTGGTGGCTGAAAACGCCGTCGGCACTGGTGCGCTGCATGGCCTGGCGGGCGGCCCACCAGTTGCGGAGCCGCGCCAGGCCCTCGGGCAGCCACGGCAATTGGAAGAAAAACACGTACCAGCTTTTGGCAAACTGCCGGGGGTTGTTGCGCAGGGCCTGGGCAAGCACCTGCGGGTGGGGCACATTGAGCACCGCCGCGCGGTGGATGCGGGCCGGGTAGTGCGCCGCCAGGTACCAGGCCACGGCCGCGCCCCAGTCGTGGCCCACCACGGCGGCGGTTTGCGCGCCCGTGGCGTCCATCAGCCCAAGTACATCGGCGGCCAGCTTGTCGATGGTGTAGTCCTGCACGTGGTGGGGCTTGTCGCTTAGGTTGTAGCCGCGCTGGTCGGGCGCCCATACCCGGAAACCTGCTTGGGCCAGCGGCCCCATCTGGTAGCGCCAAGCATGCCAGCCTTCCGGGAAGCCGTGCAGCAGCAACACCAGCGGCCCGGCGGCCGGCCCGCTTTGGGCCACGTGCAGCTGCAGGCCGTTGGTGGGCACCTGCTGGTGTTCGACGGGGTAAGCCATATGCCCAATACCGGCGCCGATGCCCAGAAGTTGCGCTAAGCGGCTTGCTGGGCGTCGCCGTCGGCCATGCGTGCCATGGCCCGGGCGCGGGCATCGTCGTGCATCTGGCGCACCAGGGGCATGAGTTCGCTGATGCGGCAGCAGCACGAGAGGCGGGCTACTTTATCGGAGGCCGGGATGCGAGCGGGCTGGGGCTGGCGGTGAATAACTTTCATAACGGAGAAAAAAATGTCGTGCTGGACGCCGCCCAGGCTGCTTTTCTGCAGCGGCGAGGGGCCGTTCGAAAAAAGGAGGTCGTAGTTCATGTCGATTAAGAAGCCTGGGCGAATAAGTCGAGCTGCTGCGTGACCAGGGCCGAGCGCACCGAGCCGGCGCCGAACAGAATCTGGCGGCGCACCTGCTGCTCGCTCAACTCGCCGATGATGGGCTGGTGCTCGCCCTGGCAGGTAAGGAAGTATTTGGCCCGCTTGAGCACCACGCCCAGCTGGCGCAGGGTTTCCATGTTGAGGGTGGTGAAGCGGCGGGCGGCCACGATTTTTTTGGCCGAGCGCGCGCCCACGCCGGGAATGCGCAGTATCATTTCGTACTCGGCCGTGTTCACGTCCACCGGAAAAACGTGGCGGTTGCGCAGGGCCCAGGCCAGCTTGGGGTCAATCTCGAGGTCGAGGTGCGGGTGGGCCGGGTCGAGGATTTCGTCGGCGTGGAAGCCGTAGAAGCGCATCAGCCAGTCGGTCTGGTACAGGCGGTGCTCCCGGATAACGGGCGGCTGCGTCACCTGCGGCAGGCGGGCGTCGTCAGTCACGGGGATATAGCCGGAGTAGTACACGCGCTTCAGCCCGTAGCCCTGGTAGAGCGAGTCGGTGAGATTGATGATTTGCAGGTCCGTTTCGGCGCTGGCGCCCACAATGAGCTGCGTCGTCTGGCCGGCCGTAGCGAAAGAAGGCACCTTCTTGAACAGCGCCTTCTCCTCCTTATTCTGGGCAATACCGTCACGAATCTGGCCCATGGGGGTCAGGATTTCCTGGTAGTTCTTCTCGGGCGCCAGCGTAGTGAGGGCCAGCTCCGAAGGCAGCTCAATATTTACGCTCAGGCGGTCGGCGTACAGGCCGGCTTCCTGAATCAATTCCTCCGAAGCGCCCGGAATGGTTTTGACGTGGATGTAGCCGTTGAACTTGTGCTCGGTGCGCAGCTTCTTCACGATGCGCACCAACCGTTCCATGGTGTAGTCGGGGCTCGAGAAAATGCCGGAGCTCAGAAACAGCCCTTCGATGTAGTTGCGACGGTAGAAGTTGATGGTGAGGTCCACCACTTCGTCCACGGTGAAGGCGGCGCGTTTCACGTCGTTGGAGCGGCGCGACACGCAGTAGGCGCAGTCGAAAATGCAGTGGTTGGTAAGCAGAATCTTGAGCAAGCTCACGCAGCGGCCGTCTTCGGTATAGCTGTGGCAGATGCCCATGCCCTCAGCATTGCCGAGGCCCTTGTTCTCGTTTTTGCGCTTGCCACCGCTGCTGCTGCACGAAGCATCATACTTCGCGGCATCAGCTAATATGCTTAGTTTCTCTTGAATGCGCTCGTTCATGAGGAATGGCTGGCTTTTCGCCTTAAAAGTAGTTAAAAGCGGCCATATAGACGCAAAGTGTTAAGCTAATTTTTTTGGTAATAGTTTCTTTTTCTTGAAAAAGAAATGCTAGCCCAATGCTGATTTTTTAGCAAAGAAGTGGCGTGCACATGCTGGCCCCGGCTCCTTTTCGTAATTTGCAGCGTTGCGCCCCATTATGAGCTTTCGCGGTTGTGTCCTGTTGGTCTTTGTTTGGCTTGGCCTGGGCGCCCGGGCGGCCCAGGCGCAGACGTTTGACCCGCGCTCGGCCGTGCCGCCCGACTCCCTCAAGGCCAGCGAGGAAATCCTGCCCCACCGCGCCGACTCCCTTCGCCAGCGCTTCGACGAAGAGCGGGTCATCAACCGCCTGAAAGCTTACTCGCGCCGCAAAACCATTGCGGGCCGCGCCGTTTCGGCGCTGTTCAACTTCACCCAACGCAAGCAAGAACAGGCCGGCCTCGACGCCGTGCTGCTGGACCGGCAGTTCGACCGCCACAACTTCAAAATCGTGCGGCGCGTCGACATCCGCACCCTGGACGCCTTCGGCTACAGCCTCACCGACTCGACCAAGGTGCCGCGCACGTTCTGGGAAAAGTCGGGCAACACGCTCCACATCAAGACCGCCCGCTCCCGGGTGCGGCAGGTGCTGCTGTTTCGGCCGGGCCAGCCGCTGGAGCCCCAGGCCCTGGCCGAATCGGAACGCCTGCTGCGCCAAACGCCCGAAATTCTGGACGCGCGCGTGCTGGTTAACGAAGCCACCACCACCCGCGACAGCGTCGACATTGAGGTGCTCACCACCGACGTGTTCAGCATCACGGCCGGCTATGAGTTGGGCTCGCCCACGTCGGGCCTCATCACCTTCGGCGACGAGAACTTTCTCGGCCAGGGCCACCAGCTCCAGAACGCCTACCGCTACGGGCGCGGCCTGAGCACCGAAAACCACGAACAGCCCCAGCAATGGTCGTACGATGGCAGCTACACGGCCCCGTTCCGCAACTTTGTGTACGCCCAGGCCCGCTACCGCAACGAGTACAACTACCGCTCGGGCGGGGTGTCGGTGCAGCGCGACTTCTACTCGCCCCGGGCCCGGTACGCGGGGGCGCTCAACCTGAACAGCATCAGCCAGAACATCGCCTTCACCGCCCCACCCCCGGGCGAGCCCTACCGCTACCACCCGCTGCGCTACACCGTGCAGGATGCCTGGGTGGGCCGGGCCCTGCGCCTGCGCTCCTACGACCTGGGCTACGAAAACCCCGGCCGCGTGATTCTCTCGGCCCGGGTGTACCACACCGCCTACAGCACCATCCCCCAGCCCGACCCCGACCTGGTGCTGCAAAACCCGCCCAACTTCCGCAACGGCACGCTGCTGCTGGGAACGGTGGGCTACTCCGTGCGCCGCTACTATAAGGACCGGTACCTATTCGGCTTTGGCCGCACCGAAGACGTACCCACCGGCACGCTGCTGAGCTTCACGGCCGGCTACGACCTCAACAGCGTGGTGCCGCGCCGCTACGTGGACGTGCGCCTGGCAGCGGCCGGATTCAGCACGGGCAGCGGCTACTTATACGCTGCCGCCGACCTAGGCTCGTACCAGCTGCTGAAAGACCACAAGTGGGAACAAGGCCTGCTGTCCACCGAATTCACCTCGTTTACCAAGCTCTACCACTTCGGCAACTGGCAGTACCGGCACTTTCTGAGCAGCCGGGCCACCGTAGGCTTCAACCGCCGGCCGGGCGAGTTCCTACAGGGCATCACCAACGAGCGCGGCTTGCGCGGCTTCTCGCCGGGGCAGCCCATTGCGGCCACCAGCCGCTTTGTGGTCAACTACGAAACCACGCTGTTTACGCCGCTCTCGCTGCTGGGCTTCCGGCTTGCGGGTATTGCCTTTGCCGATGCGGCCTGGGTGAGCGACCGGCCCCGGGGCGGCTCGCCCTTCAGCGGCGTGCCCTATACTGGCTTTGGGCTGGGCCTGCGCTTCCGCAACGAGTTCACGGCCCTACGCACCTTCCAGCTGCTGATTGGCTACTACCCGCGCGGCCTGAACTCGGCCACCGGCGTGCGCTTGTTCGAGACCTCGCGCGAAACCGTCACCTTCACCGACTTTGGGTTGGGCCAGCCCGGCACGGGGCAGTACCAGTAAAGGCAGCATACCGAAATAAAAACGGGGTAGAGGCCCCACGCTCGTTGCCAAGCGTGGGGCCTCTACTGGGGCCTCTACCCCGTCTGGAGTTCTCTTAGAAAGCGCCTTCTACCGCTCCGTATTGAAGGAGATGGGCACAGTGCAAGCCACGCGCACGGGCTGGCCGTTTACGCGGCCGGGCTCCCAGGCGGGCATCAGCCACACCAGGCGCAGAGCCTCGTCGTTGAGGCCGTTGCCGGGACCACGCACCACGTGCGCATCCTGCACTTTGCCCTCGGCATTCAGTACGAAGTTGACGTACACCTTGCCGGAAATGTGGCGCTGCATCGCCTGGGCGGGGTAGCGAATCGACTTGGTCAGATAAGCAGTGAAGGCTTTGTCGCCACCCACAAATTGGGGCCGCACCTCGGGGTTGATGTACACCGAATCGGGGTACACGGCGGGCTGCATTGCCGTCATGGGCACAGCCAGGGTAGCTGGTGTGGCCGCCGGGGTGGCCGCCGGAGTTGCCACTTTGGAGCTTACCTGAGCCAAGGTCTGCCCTTTGGCCGCCACCCCAGATAAGGCGATGAAAGCTAGAAATGCATGGAAGCGTAAAGATTGAAGCATGCTAGTAGAGGTTTAGGTTAAGAATCAAAAGCAAGTCAGAAAATCATTCTATGAATTAACAACGAATTTCTCCAGAAGCTGGATTTAAGCAAATTGTCTTTTCAGTGGAATAGCGAAATAGTAAGATAGAATATGTGGATAAGGTTACAGATTGCATTTGGCTTCAAATGGATGCAATTGATGATGCAATATATAACTCTTGCCCTCACATTTCAATATTATCTTTTTGTACCTTTTGCACTTATCCCATTTTCGTAATTGCTATATTTCAACGGTTTTATTGCATATTTCCATAAACAATCACGAAATACTTGACCAGGGCCAAGCAATGGAATACTTTTGTCATCGTTAATCGACGATAAACGAAATAACTCCCATGGCAGCCCACAAGCGCGAACAGTTCACCGAAGCCGAACAGCAAATCGCCGTTATCGCCAAAGCCCTGGGGCACCCGGCGCGGGTGGCCATCCTGCAACTGCTGGCCCAGCGGCAGTCGTGCGTGTGCGGCGAGCTGGTGCTGGAGCTGCCCATCTCCCAAAGCACCGTCTCGCAGCACCTCAAAGAGTTGAAAACGGCCGGCTTGGTGCAGGGCGAAGTCGACGGCCCGCGCGTGTGCTACTGCATCGACCGGGCCGGCTGGGACCGCGCCCGCCAGCTCCTCGGCAACCTGCTGGCCGAGTTGCCGCTGCCTGCGGCCGGCTGCGCCTGCTAGAATTCTCCCTCCCCTTTCCTCCTTTCATCTTATTCCTTACACGTCATGGAAGTTTCTGTTTTTCCCCGCATGCACGTCTCGCTCTACGTGTCTGACCTGACCGCCACGGTCAACTTTTACACGGCCTTCTTCGGACAGCCGGCTACCAAGATTAAGCGCGGCTACGCCAAGTACGTGCTCGACAAGCCTTCGCTGATTATCTCCTTCGTAGAAAACCCCGACCGCGTGCAAAGCCACTTCGGCCACTTGGGCTTCCAGGTAGAAACGGTGGAGGAACTGGACGAGCGCCTGGCCGTGGCCCGCAAGGCCGGCCTGGTGAGCCGCGAGGAAATAGGCACCAGCTGCTGCTACGCCAAGCAGGACAAGTTCTGGGTGAACGACCCCGACGGCGTGGAGTGGGAAGTGTACTACTTCCACGCCGACGCCGAGTTCAACGACCCGCGCTACCAGGACGAGTACGACGCGGCCAGTGATAGCAGCCAATGCTGCATTGCGCCTGCCAAGCAAACCGCCCCAGCTGCAGAGGAAGTGCTGACGACTGCGCCCATGCCCTTCACGCTGGTAGAGGCCACGCCCGCTACGGCTACCACGTGCACGCCCGGTGGAGGCTGCTGCTAACAGTTAATAATCGTCTGCTCGACGTCCATCAAGTGTCTGTCATGCTGACGAAGGAAGCATCTTATCACGTCCGGACGACTCGTTCCTCGGTGAGAAGATGCTTCCTTCGTCAGCATGACAGAGGATTTGCAGGACAAAAGACGCGGGCGAGACACCTCATTAGTAAGGCAAACACCAATCACCTTTCAGCTCAATTCACCCATGAAAATCCTGCCCATGACTGCTGTCCACTGGCCTGCCGTGCGCACTATTTATGCCGAAGGCATGGCCACGGGCAATGCCACCTTCGCCACCGAGCCGCCCACTTGGGAGGAGTGGAACGCCAGCCACCTGCCCACCTGTCGGCTGGTAGCCGTGGCCGAAACTGAGCCGGAAACGGTATTGGGCTGGGCGGCCCTCACCCCCGTTTCGGGGCGCTGCGTGTATGCGGGCGTAGGCGAAGTGAGCGTGTACGTTGCCGATGGCGCCCGCGGGCAGGGCGTGGGCCGGGCCCTGCTGGCGGCACTGGTAAAGGAGTCGGAACTAAACGGCCTGTGGACGCTGCAGGCCGGCATTTTCCCGGAAAATGGTGCCAGCGTGCACTTGCACGAGGCCAACGGCTTCCGGCAAGTGGGCCGGCGCGAGCGGATTGGGCAGCTCCACGGACAGTGGCGCGATACCCTGCTGCTCGAGCGCCGCAGCGCGGTGGTGGGCGCGGCCCCGCTCGCTTCGTGAAGCCCTCGCTGCGCCATAGTCTGCTAGCCGAGGCCTTGGGCACGGCCGTGCTACTGGCTTTCGGTACCGGGGCCGCCGTCGTGAACGAGCAGACCCACGCTCTGGGTCACGGCGGCGTGGCAGCGGCGTTTGGGCTGGTGGTGCTGGTGCTCATTCAGAGCCTGGGCGCCGTTAGCGGCGCGCACGTCAACCCGGCTGTGACCGTTGCCTTCTGGGCGGCCGGGCGCTTTCCGGGTGCGCGGGTGCTACCGTACGTGGGCGCCCAGCTGGTGGGCGCGCTGGCGGGCAGCGGCCTAGTGAAGCTGCTGGCCACCGAAGGCTCTACCCTGGGCGCCACCCTGCCGGCCCACGGCCCCGGCCAGGCCTTTGGGATAGAACTGGCCCTCACCTTCTGGCTGATGCTTGTGATTCTGCGCGTCACGGCTGGCGCTAAAGAAGAGGGTTTGCTGGCGGGCCTCGCCATCGCGGCCACCGTGGGGCTCGAAGCCTTGGTGGCTGGGCCCCTCACCGGCGCTTCCATGAACCCGGCCCGCTCCTTGGCACCGGCATTGGTTAGCGGACACCTCGCCTATGCCTGGCTGTACGTGGTGGCCCCGCTGGCGGGGGCGCTGCTGGCCGTGGCCTTCGACCGATTATTGCAACTCAAACCATCTCTCGACACCCGTTCGACCCCATGACCAGCTTCCTTTTTGTGTGCATCGAAAACGCTAACCGTAGCCAGATGGCCCAGGCTTTTGCCACCCTGCACGGGGGCGGGCAGGTAGCGGCTTACAGCGCCGGCTCGCGGCCGTCCGGGGTTATCAACCCCAAAGCCATTGCGGCCATGGCCGAGTTGGGCTACGACCTGAACGCCCACGCCAGCAAATCTCTCGACGAGGTACGCGACCAGGAGTTCGACTACGTGGTGACCATGGGCTGCGGCGACGCCTGCCCGTTCATTGCGGCCAAGCACCGCCTCGACTGGCAGATACCCGACCCCAAGCACCTGGAGCCGGCCGAATTTCGCCAGGTGCGCGACCTGATTGAGCGGCAGGTGCTCGACCTCCTGGCTCAGGCCGGCGTACAACCGGTGCCGCAGGCCCGCTAGCCCACCGCCTGAAGTTGGGCTCGTTGGGCTGCGCCAATCTGCCGCATGGCTTTCCGTGCCGTAGCCCCGACCTTTGCCCTCCACCTAATTACTTTTTACCCGATGGCCAGCCTCCTCCTCGGCGATTACAACGACCTCGAAGTAGCCCGCGAAACCAGCGTCGGCCTGTACCTGACTTCCGACGACGGCGACCTGCTGCTGCCCAATAAGTACGTGGAGCCCGGCACCCGCGTGGGCGACATCGTGCGCGTATTCGTGTACCGCGACTCCGAAGACCGCCTCATTGCCACCAACCTGCGGCCGCTGGCCCTGGTGAATTCCTTTGCCGCGCTCACCGTGCGCGACCACGGCCCGGCCGGCGCGTTCCTGGAGTGGGGCCTCGAAAAAGACCTGCTCCTGCCCTTCCGCAACCAGCGGCGCGACCTGCGCACCGGCGAGCGCGTGGTGGTGTACGTGTACCTCGACGAGGAAAGCGACCGGCTGGTGGCTTCCACCAAGTGGAAGCAATTCCTGAGCAACGAGCCCTTCCCCGGCGAGCCCGGCGACGCCGTGCGCCTGCTCGTGGCCGACGAAACGGAGTTGGGCTACCCTGTCATCGTGAACGGCACCCACCAGGGCCTGCTGTTTCACAACGAAGTGTTCCGGCCCCTGCGCCTGGGCGAGCAGCTGCCCGGCTTCCTGCGCCAGGTGCGCGCCGATGGCAAGCTCGACGTGCGCCTGCAAAAAGAGGGCTACGGCGAAGTAGAATCGGCCACGGACACGCTGCTCAAAGCCATTCAGGCCGCCCCCGGCGGCCGCCTGCCCCTCGGCGACAAAAGCCTGGCCGAAGACGTGTACCGCCGCGTGGGCATGAGCAAAAAGGTATTTAAGAAAGCTCTGGGCGCCCTTTTCCGCCAGGGCCTGGTGCTCCTGGAGCCGGAAGCGACTCAGCTGAAATAGAACAAAGAAGCTCCCCTCCTTACCAAGGAGGGGATGTTCGCGCTTTAGCGCGGACGGGGGTGGTTGTGGGCATTGAACGATGGCAGAACATTAGCTAAAGGAACCGATTTACCAGGCCCGTCAACTCTGCGCCTGATTAGTCGTTCTTAGCAAGTCGTTTGGGTGTCGTTCAACGGCTCAACCACCCCCGTTGCCGCTGAAGCGGCAACATCCCCTCCTTAGCTTCGCTGACCTTCGGTTGGTAAGGAGGGGAGTTTTTCGTTCTGCACTCTGCTTCTTATGCGCAAAACAGCTTTACTCGCCGGGGCCACGGGCCTTATTGGTTCGCACTTATTGCCGCTGCTGCTGGAATCGGAGCGCTACGCCAAGGTAATTGTGGTGGGGCGCAAACCGCTGCCACTGCAGCATCCCAAGCTGACGCAGGTGGTGACCGACTTAGACAAGCTGCAGGACGTGCGCCTGCAGCTCATTGCCGACGACGTGTTTTGCTGCCTGGGCACCACCATGAAGCAGGCCGGCTCGAAGGAGGCCTTCTACAAAGTGGATTTCCTGTACGTGGTGACGCTGGCGGCGCTCACGGCAGGCAATTTCGCGGCGCAGTTCATGGTGGTATCCAGCCTCGGGGCCGACCCCGAATCGCGGGTGTACTACAGCCGCGTGAAGGGCGAAATGGAGGAAGCAGTGCGCCAGGTGCCGTTCCGGGCCATCCACATTTTCCGGCCGTCGCTGCTGCTGGGCGAGCGGCCGCAGCCCCGCCTTGGCGAGCGGCTGGGGGCCGTGGTGTTGCGGGTATTGAGCCCCTTGCTGCGCGGCCCGCTGCAGAAATACCGCCCCGTAACCGCGGATGCTGTGGCTGCGGCCATGCTGCACGCGGCCGAAGACGATGGCGGCGGCGTGCGGGTGCATTTGTCCGACGAAATAGCGGCAGAAGCCCGGGCAACGCAGAAAGTTTAGCGCGAAAGGCTTAGTTTTGTCCAAATACTAGTCCATTACCATTCAGCTTTACATGAAAAACATACAGTTCAGGTTTCTTTTCCTCCTGCTCCTCCTGCCGGGCTTCCTGGCCCAGGCCCAATCCAAAAAGAAAAGCAGTGGCGGCGGTGGCAGCAGCAATTCGGGGTATAACACCGGCATTGGCCTGCGCGGCGGCGGCTACTCTTCGGGACTTACCATCAAACACTTCCTGAGCGGCAAGAACGGGGTAGCCATCGAAGGTTTGCTCACGACAGAGTACAAAGCCCGCGGTGCCCGCCTCACGGTGCTGGGCGAAAAGCATATCGGCGTTCCGGACGCCAAAGGCCTGCAGTTCTACTACGGCGCCGGCTTCCACGCTGGAGCTTACCAGGGCCGCTACTACTTCGCCGATGACCGGTACTACTACAAGGGCCACGGCAACAACTACTACCTCGTGCACGGCGACTACCGCTACGACGAAGCAACGTACGTAGCCTTCGGCGCCGACCTGATTCTGGGCCTGGAATACAAGCTGCAGGACCTGCCGTTCGTAGTAGGCGTTGACTACAAGCCCTTCTTCGACGTCTTCAACGGCTACACCGGCTTTTATAACGACGCCGCCATCAGCCTGCGCTACACGTTCTAGCCTAACTCTAGCTTCCGCGCTGTCATGCAGCGCGCCGTCTGTCATGCTGACGAAGGAAGCATCTTCTCAGGCTAGAACGAATCATTCAGCGGCGATTAGGTGCTTCGCAGGCTCAGCAGGACAGACGCCAGCACAACTTGATGTTCTATTCAGCATGACAGCCGATTTGAAACGAAGCAATGTTCGTTGAGCCAAAACAACAAAAAGCCCCGCCAGACTCTGGCGGGGCTTTTTGTTGAATATTAGCAACAGATAATATACTATTGCAGCCGGCCACTCAGCCCAAGTGACCTTTATCTGTTTCGGCCTGCTCCTCATGAATATTGCTCCGGCCCTGTTTTACGCGCTCTGCATTCTGCTGCCGGTGGTGGCTACCGGCGTGGCCCTGGTGGCAGGTGGGCCATGGCGGCGCCTGTACGTACTCGGAAGCCGGCTTTTGCTGGGCACGCTCATGCTGGGCGGCGGGCTCTACAAGCTCTCCGACAACCATATCACCGGGCTGATGGGCCCGCCCATGAACCACGCGTTTCTGGCCAAGTACAGCCTCGAAATCTTTGCCCAATTTATCGGGGTGGCGCAGCTGCTGATTGGGCTGTTGCTGCTCTCGGGCCGGTTTGCGCTGCTGGGGGCGGTGCTGTTGGTGCCCATGTGGCTCAATATTATATTCCTCACCTGGTCGCAACACTGGGTGGGCACGCCTTTTCTCACCACCGGCTTTCTGGTGCTCAACCTGGGCCTGCTGCTGCACGACTACCCGCGGCTGAAGTGGCTGTTTTACCCGCCCGCCGATGCGCCGGCCCTGCACGCCCAGCGCCTGCAAACCGCCCCGCTGCCCGTGGAGCTGCTGTGGTGGCTGGGGGCCGGCGTTGTGGTTATCGGCAGCCTCTCTACCCCGTTTCATTGCGCACCATGACCAGCACCATGCTGCTCAGCGCGGCCCTGCTGCTGGGGGCCACCGCCTGGCACTACTTCCTGAAACGCCAGCAGCGGGTGCGGCAGTAGAACCCCCAGCTGGGCTGCAGAAATAACCCGAAACTATCTGTAGCTTACTGCCCCAAGCCCCTGGCCTGGCAGCAGGCTAGTGGCAACCCTCCAACCCTAAAAAGACTCGACGTGGCGCATGTAATTCCGATACTCCGAATTTTTGACTACGACAAAGCCCGGGAGTTTTACATGACGTGGCTCGGCTTCCGGATAGAGTGGGAGCACCGGCCGGAAGGCAGCCCAGCCTACCTGCAAATTGCGCGCGGCGACATCACGCTGCACCTTTCGGAGCACTCCGGCGACTGCTCTCCGGGGGCCCGGGTATTCATCGATGATTTCCAGGAATTGTATGCCTTTCACCGCCAACTGGAGGTAAAAGATTACAAGTACAACAAGCCCAGCATTGTGACGCCTTCCTACGACCCGACGGCCATGGAAATGACCGTCACCGACCCGTTTAGCAACCGCCTCACTTTCGTGGAGCGCCAGTAGCCCGCCCGCTCACAGCCCCATTTCCTGCGAGTGCCGCAGCGCGTCGCGGCTGTGCTTGAAGTAGCAGGTCTCCACGCCGGCTTGCTTGATTTGGGCCAGGGCGGCTTCGGCGGCGGGGCGGCCGGCGGCGTGCACCTGCCGCAGGTACACCACCCGGATGCGGGCGGG
This region of Hymenobacter sedentarius genomic DNA includes:
- a CDS encoding alpha/beta fold hydrolase; protein product: MAYPVEHQQVPTNGLQLHVAQSGPAAGPLVLLLHGFPEGWHAWRYQMGPLAQAGFRVWAPDQRGYNLSDKPHHVQDYTIDKLAADVLGLMDATGAQTAAVVGHDWGAAVAWYLAAHYPARIHRAAVLNVPHPQVLAQALRNNPRQFAKSWYVFFFQLPWLPEGLARLRNWWAARQAMQRTSADGVFSHQDLEAYRDAWNQPRAMRSMINWYRAAGRFVGRLSKTGRVKVPMHIIWGENDAFLEADLARQSLQLCDAGRLTYLPSSHWVQHEMPDEVNALLLNFLK
- a CDS encoding putative DNA modification/repair radical SAM protein, which gives rise to MNERIQEKLSILADAAKYDASCSSSGGKRKNENKGLGNAEGMGICHSYTEDGRCVSLLKILLTNHCIFDCAYCVSRRSNDVKRAAFTVDEVVDLTINFYRRNYIEGLFLSSGIFSSPDYTMERLVRIVKKLRTEHKFNGYIHVKTIPGASEELIQEAGLYADRLSVNIELPSELALTTLAPEKNYQEILTPMGQIRDGIAQNKEEKALFKKVPSFATAGQTTQLIVGASAETDLQIINLTDSLYQGYGLKRVYYSGYIPVTDDARLPQVTQPPVIREHRLYQTDWLMRFYGFHADEILDPAHPHLDLEIDPKLAWALRNRHVFPVDVNTAEYEMILRIPGVGARSAKKIVAARRFTTLNMETLRQLGVVLKRAKYFLTCQGEHQPIIGELSEQQVRRQILFGAGSVRSALVTQQLDLFAQAS
- a CDS encoding energy transducer TonB, which produces MLQSLRFHAFLAFIALSGVAAKGQTLAQVSSKVATPAATPAATPATLAVPMTAMQPAVYPDSVYINPEVRPQFVGGDKAFTAYLTKSIRYPAQAMQRHISGKVYVNFVLNAEGKVQDAHVVRGPGNGLNDEALRLVWLMPAWEPGRVNGQPVRVACTVPISFNTER
- a CDS encoding ArsR/SmtB family transcription factor, coding for MAAHKREQFTEAEQQIAVIAKALGHPARVAILQLLAQRQSCVCGELVLELPISQSTVSQHLKELKTAGLVQGEVDGPRVCYCIDRAGWDRARQLLGNLLAELPLPAAGCAC
- a CDS encoding ArsI/CadI family heavy metal resistance metalloenzyme codes for the protein MEVSVFPRMHVSLYVSDLTATVNFYTAFFGQPATKIKRGYAKYVLDKPSLIISFVENPDRVQSHFGHLGFQVETVEELDERLAVARKAGLVSREEIGTSCCYAKQDKFWVNDPDGVEWEVYYFHADAEFNDPRYQDEYDAASDSSQCCIAPAKQTAPAAEEVLTTAPMPFTLVEATPATATTCTPGGGCC
- a CDS encoding GNAT family N-acetyltransferase, producing MKILPMTAVHWPAVRTIYAEGMATGNATFATEPPTWEEWNASHLPTCRLVAVAETEPETVLGWAALTPVSGRCVYAGVGEVSVYVADGARGQGVGRALLAALVKESELNGLWTLQAGIFPENGASVHLHEANGFRQVGRRERIGQLHGQWRDTLLLERRSAVVGAAPLAS
- a CDS encoding MIP/aquaporin family protein, producing MKPSLRHSLLAEALGTAVLLAFGTGAAVVNEQTHALGHGGVAAAFGLVVLVLIQSLGAVSGAHVNPAVTVAFWAAGRFPGARVLPYVGAQLVGALAGSGLVKLLATEGSTLGATLPAHGPGQAFGIELALTFWLMLVILRVTAGAKEEGLLAGLAIAATVGLEALVAGPLTGASMNPARSLAPALVSGHLAYAWLYVVAPLAGALLAVAFDRLLQLKPSLDTRSTP
- a CDS encoding arsenate reductase ArsC, whose protein sequence is MTSFLFVCIENANRSQMAQAFATLHGGGQVAAYSAGSRPSGVINPKAIAAMAELGYDLNAHASKSLDEVRDQEFDYVVTMGCGDACPFIAAKHRLDWQIPDPKHLEPAEFRQVRDLIERQVLDLLAQAGVQPVPQAR
- a CDS encoding S1 RNA-binding domain-containing protein, which encodes MASLLLGDYNDLEVARETSVGLYLTSDDGDLLLPNKYVEPGTRVGDIVRVFVYRDSEDRLIATNLRPLALVNSFAALTVRDHGPAGAFLEWGLEKDLLLPFRNQRRDLRTGERVVVYVYLDEESDRLVASTKWKQFLSNEPFPGEPGDAVRLLVADETELGYPVIVNGTHQGLLFHNEVFRPLRLGEQLPGFLRQVRADGKLDVRLQKEGYGEVESATDTLLKAIQAAPGGRLPLGDKSLAEDVYRRVGMSKKVFKKALGALFRQGLVLLEPEATQLK
- a CDS encoding NAD-dependent epimerase/dehydratase family protein encodes the protein MRKTALLAGATGLIGSHLLPLLLESERYAKVIVVGRKPLPLQHPKLTQVVTDLDKLQDVRLQLIADDVFCCLGTTMKQAGSKEAFYKVDFLYVVTLAALTAGNFAAQFMVVSSLGADPESRVYYSRVKGEMEEAVRQVPFRAIHIFRPSLLLGERPQPRLGERLGAVVLRVLSPLLRGPLQKYRPVTADAVAAAMLHAAEDDGGGVRVHLSDEIAAEARATQKV
- a CDS encoding DoxX family membrane protein, translating into MNIAPALFYALCILLPVVATGVALVAGGPWRRLYVLGSRLLLGTLMLGGGLYKLSDNHITGLMGPPMNHAFLAKYSLEIFAQFIGVAQLLIGLLLLSGRFALLGAVLLVPMWLNIIFLTWSQHWVGTPFLTTGFLVLNLGLLLHDYPRLKWLFYPPADAPALHAQRLQTAPLPVELLWWLGAGVVVIGSLSTPFHCAP
- a CDS encoding glyoxalase superfamily protein, encoding MAWQQASGNPPTLKRLDVAHVIPILRIFDYDKAREFYMTWLGFRIEWEHRPEGSPAYLQIARGDITLHLSEHSGDCSPGARVFIDDFQELYAFHRQLEVKDYKYNKPSIVTPSYDPTAMEMTVTDPFSNRLTFVERQ